ATAACCAATTAAACTAATAATATTTTTATGATTTAAGTTCAATAAGATGTTGAGTTCATTCTTAAAGGCATTAAGACCCCTGACGGCAGTAGGCTTAATGCCGCGTTCAACATAATCCCTGAGATTAATGGGAACCTTAAACACAAGCCTAGAGCCATTATAATCAATAACATAAGCGCAAGAAAAACCACCACAGGCAAGAAATCTTAAGCCTCTGTTCCTTAGTAATCTTGGCTAGGTCCAGTAGGCTGCAGTCAACCACGAAACCACAACAACGCAGGGGTATATACGCCTAACGTAACTATAGCCACGTCGAAATGTAACAAGTTGAAAGAAACATTCAATCCCAAGACCTTAATCTGGCGGGCCCGGTGGGATTTGAACCCACGACCTACGGCTTAGGAGGCCGCCGCTCTAATCCATGCTGAGCTACGGGCCCACTGAATCTAATCATCTGTGCAGGGGTTTATGAATATTTTCCTTCATAAGTGGCTTTTAAGCGCTCACCATGATTAACTGCGGCTTTACACTTAAGTGTAGGTAAACACCGCGAAAAGCCTGCCCCCAGGTTTATATGGTTTCTCACCAATGTCCGAGTACGTCTCGATGAGGCTCCATCCCGCTCTTAAGGCTAACTCTCTTAATTCACTCAGTGAATATATTCTTAGTAATAGTTGGGTATTGGTTATGAGTCTTAAGGTGTACTCATCCTTATCTCTAATGTAATAACTCCAGTCAACCTTAACACTACTCAATGCCTGATTTAGCTTAAACCTTTGTATGATTAAGTGATTCCCAATTTCATTAATAATGCTTTTTCCTGCATTATTAATGTAGTACTCCTTATCAACAGTATCTATTATTAGTAATGAACCTGGTTCTGAAACATCATGTACTTGTTTAAGTATTGAGATATCTGTTTCATAATCATAGTAGCCTATTACTGTTGTGAACATAAATAAGGTAACATTAAATGGAGCGTAATTCTTAACAACACTGCTTAACTCCCTAGCGTCTCCCAGTAGGAAAACCACGTTATCATTAATCCCCTCCCTGGCGGCCCTCTTAATGGCCTCATTAATGAAATCCAGCGATATGTCTAGGCCTATTACTTTGAAGCCTAACTTAGCTAAAGGTATAGCCACCCTACCTATCCCACTTCCAACATCCAGTATCCTGCAGTTCCTTAACCCCCTCCTACTTAAGTAATCGGCAAGTTTAACTGCCGTTTCCTCGCCCTCCTTTAGCATTGCCTCACTGCTTAATACCTTTACGTAAAGTTCAGCATTCCTTATGAAAAAGTCATTAACCCACTCCACCGGTTTAAGCTTGTTTAAGTTTAATTAATTTATTCCCTATTAACAGGGTTTCGGCTAGAGGAAGCCTTTAGATTTCAGAAACGCGTACTCAGCCGTGCATTATAAATCACTTTTAATAAGACCTTTCAGTGTGTAGTACATTTATTACATGGACGTAAGGTTATAATATACGACGAGAATAATGAAATATGCCAATAATTAGTATAAGATAAGAGTAGATGATGAGTTGAAGAAAAAGATGGACGAGCTCAGCTACATTAACTGGAGTGAGGTAATAAGGAGGAAAATTGAAGAGGTCATTGAAGAGGAAGAGAAAGAAAGAGAAGGATTATAAGAGAATTGCCGAAGCCTCACTTAAGTCATGCGAATTCTCTCTGAATTACGGGGAAAGAAGCCTGAGGAAGTTATAAGGGAATGGCGTGATAAGAATTGGCAGTTATAGATGCCTCAGTAGTGATAAAGTGGTTCGCTAACGAGAATTACAGTAAAGAAGCACTTTTACTAAAGGAGGCTTACGTTAAGGGTTTAGAGGACTTATCGGCACCATGTATCCTCCCCTTCGAGGTATTAAACGGGTTAAAATATACTTATAATCTGGGAGAAAAGGAATTACAAGAGGTAGGTAAGATCCTATCCGATTTTCAAATAACCTTCTATCCCCTTGATGAGATATTAAACGATACAGTCTCCCTATCCCTCAAGTACGGAATAACTATTTATGATTCGGCAGTTAATATAACAGTGGATGCAATTCAGGTTACACTTATAAGCCATGTTTCAAGTTATTACGGGTCTGAAAACGACTAAAATTACTGGGCTTATCCTTACCGTAGTCACCTTTAATCCTAAAGGAAACCATTCCTTCTCCAGATGCCATAACACTTATCGGTATCACAGTCTCATCTTCTCTTCATATGTAAAATTAATGATAACTAGATTAACAGAGTTAGTTAAAAAGTCGGACTTT
This genomic interval from Caldivirga sp. contains the following:
- a CDS encoding bifunctional 2-polyprenyl-6-hydroxyphenol methylase/3-demethylubiquinol 3-O-methyltransferase UbiG → MEWVNDFFIRNAELYVKVLSSEAMLKEGEETAVKLADYLSRRGLRNCRILDVGSGIGRVAIPLAKLGFKVIGLDISLDFINEAIKRAAREGINDNVVFLLGDARELSSVVKNYAPFNVTLFMFTTVIGYYDYETDISILKQVHDVSEPGSLLIIDTVDKEYYINNAGKSIINEIGNHLIIQRFKLNQALSSVKVDWSYYIRDKDEYTLRLITNTQLLLRIYSLSELRELALRAGWSLIETYSDIGEKPYKPGGRLFAVFTYT
- a CDS encoding type II toxin-antitoxin system VapC family toxin, with translation MAVIDASVVIKWFANENYSKEALLLKEAYVKGLEDLSAPCILPFEVLNGLKYTYNLGEKELQEVGKILSDFQITFYPLDEILNDTVSLSLKYGITIYDSAVNITVDAIQVTLISHVSSYYGSEND